One part of the Salinimonas iocasae genome encodes these proteins:
- a CDS encoding glycosyltransferase has product MHACPNKHILVYVHHHGTGHLKRMCTLIPAIERIAKVSFLAGTDAMASALNTHFPNSRVFILPSKWPSNSPSVKRTFDRAFEGIGFYKEAAARSQYFCTLLVNQNIDLFISDVSAELTILARQCGVKVVMQRHSGYTGQDPTQVFAYECAESLYAPYPQSLELKDYGHLSKTHYLGFFGQTARVDVTQPRVITVLVGDTKLRCAISEHLAQNGFTVNVVGEWPEDVPFSDNIHILGSTDNVGSAIVGNIVICSAGNNLISELVYLNKKLILIPEPRPYSEQEAKAIMIQQAGAGRYCLPEQAGNNSKHLIELVEDAINAPPPALQPLHNPSAAAEFKQLITETL; this is encoded by the coding sequence ATGCACGCGTGTCCGAATAAGCACATACTGGTCTATGTCCATCACCACGGCACAGGGCACCTTAAGCGGATGTGTACGTTAATACCCGCAATAGAGCGAATCGCAAAGGTAAGCTTTTTAGCGGGTACTGACGCGATGGCATCAGCGCTGAATACCCACTTCCCCAATAGCCGTGTTTTCATCTTACCATCCAAATGGCCGTCAAATTCTCCCTCTGTAAAGCGTACTTTTGACCGCGCCTTTGAAGGTATAGGCTTTTATAAAGAAGCTGCAGCGCGTAGTCAGTACTTTTGTACATTGCTGGTAAATCAGAATATCGATTTATTTATCAGCGATGTATCCGCCGAGCTTACTATACTCGCCAGACAATGCGGGGTAAAAGTAGTCATGCAGCGACATTCCGGTTACACCGGGCAGGATCCTACACAGGTTTTTGCCTATGAGTGCGCAGAATCGCTGTATGCACCATACCCTCAGTCTCTGGAGCTTAAGGATTACGGCCATCTGAGTAAAACGCACTACCTCGGCTTTTTTGGTCAGACTGCACGTGTTGACGTAACACAGCCACGAGTTATTACTGTACTGGTTGGCGATACTAAACTTCGATGCGCTATATCCGAACATCTTGCTCAAAACGGATTTACAGTTAATGTAGTGGGGGAGTGGCCTGAAGATGTACCCTTTTCCGACAATATACACATACTCGGTTCCACCGATAATGTAGGAAGTGCAATTGTCGGCAATATTGTTATCTGCAGCGCCGGTAACAATCTGATTTCTGAGCTGGTTTATTTGAATAAAAAGCTCATTCTGATCCCCGAGCCGCGTCCATATAGCGAACAGGAGGCGAAAGCGATCATGATTCAGCAGGCAGGAGCAGGGCGCTACTGCCTGCCCGAACAGGCCGGTAACAACAGTAAACATCTTATTGAACTGGTCGAAGACGCGATCAACGCACCCCCACCAGCGCTTCAGCCACTGCATAACCCCAGTGCCGCGGCTGAGTTCAAACAGCTAATTACGGAAACGCTCTAA
- a CDS encoding glycosyltransferase → MNILLVTSPVVDLTTPFAGGTESFVVQLGNALVRRGHSVDVICKAADETNLFNTVSLSESAVRMCDDITSEPEGQKQYQAAQFGLIDTGDYDAVHYHSYYHAIYEYASLHERSNIVTLHSPATPRLSVVHTLNRQRGDDIYVAVSSRLKDQWEGVTGPGINVISNGVDTNYFCPQQQDRKRDFLLWCGRLCHEKGAHEAITIARALGKPLMIAGPCADTEYYQHYIERELDENIHYCGHLNSSELKALYQQATALLATSLWEEPFGLASLEALACGTPVIGFKTAVPEELRYDKGVFLIEKHAPQTWNTALAHCSEIDAAALLQFAQGFSFSSTVDGYEALYARVSE, encoded by the coding sequence ATGAATATTTTGTTGGTTACCAGTCCTGTTGTAGATCTGACAACGCCGTTTGCCGGTGGTACCGAGTCATTTGTAGTCCAGCTTGGAAACGCGCTGGTACGTCGGGGGCACAGCGTGGATGTGATTTGCAAAGCGGCGGATGAAACAAATCTTTTCAATACCGTATCGCTGTCTGAGTCGGCTGTGCGCATGTGTGACGATATAACCAGCGAGCCTGAGGGACAAAAACAGTACCAGGCGGCGCAGTTCGGCCTCATAGACACCGGCGATTATGACGCTGTTCATTATCATAGTTATTATCATGCAATCTATGAGTATGCGAGTCTTCATGAGCGTAGCAACATCGTTACATTGCATTCCCCGGCCACGCCCCGATTATCAGTAGTGCATACCCTTAATCGCCAGCGTGGCGATGATATTTATGTTGCCGTATCCAGTCGGCTCAAGGATCAGTGGGAAGGTGTTACAGGCCCCGGTATCAATGTTATTTCAAATGGCGTGGATACCAACTACTTTTGTCCTCAGCAGCAGGATAGAAAGCGCGACTTTTTGCTCTGGTGCGGGCGCTTATGTCACGAAAAAGGTGCCCATGAAGCGATTACAATAGCCCGCGCTCTGGGAAAGCCACTGATGATTGCGGGCCCGTGTGCTGATACAGAATATTATCAGCACTACATCGAAAGAGAGCTGGATGAGAACATTCATTATTGTGGGCACCTTAACAGCAGCGAACTTAAGGCGCTTTATCAGCAAGCCACCGCCTTATTAGCAACATCTCTGTGGGAAGAGCCATTTGGTCTGGCGTCGCTTGAAGCGCTGGCGTGTGGCACACCAGTGATAGGGTTCAAAACAGCAGTGCCGGAAGAATTACGATATGACAAAGGCGTGTTCCTCATAGAAAAACATGCACCGCAAACCTGGAACACTGCACTTGCGCACTGCAGCGAAATCGACGCGGCAGCATTACTTCAGTTCGCGCAGGGTTTTAGTTTTTCTTCCACCGTTGACGGATACGAGGCGCTTTATGCACGCGTGTCCGAATAA
- a CDS encoding glycosyltransferase codes for MKVAVLASPRFAIKQPFAGGLEAFVASLMAYYGSYCDVMLYAHPDSETEGNFRTFAINDSTYAQYPDIVENDFILKCMKDIQRQGFDVIHNNSLSSIPAVWACKNQFPLLTTLHTPPYTRLKAGAELASFSPYVHYNAVSYSVAEMWRPFINDDISVIHNGIDLSAWSTQKQQGNYAVTYGRIAPSKGIDLAIHAARASGIGLKIAGPVFNQDYYKQKVAPLLSEDIEYLGHLDHPQVCDLLAGARMAVFGTRWDEPFGLSTVESMATGTPVAAFNRGAFPELVSVSGGALAKGNNVTSLAEAMNATALVPHEDIIKRASLFPLSKMCNAYLNKLAAIA; via the coding sequence ATGAAAGTTGCTGTGTTAGCCTCTCCGCGCTTTGCCATCAAACAACCGTTTGCCGGAGGCCTGGAGGCATTTGTGGCATCGCTAATGGCTTACTATGGCAGTTATTGTGATGTAATGCTCTATGCACACCCGGATAGTGAAACGGAAGGCAATTTTCGTACTTTTGCTATTAATGACAGCACCTATGCGCAATACCCGGATATTGTTGAAAATGACTTCATATTGAAGTGCATGAAAGATATTCAGAGGCAGGGCTTCGATGTTATCCATAACAACTCACTAAGTTCTATACCTGCCGTGTGGGCCTGTAAAAACCAGTTTCCCTTATTAACAACGCTTCACACACCACCTTATACCCGATTAAAAGCGGGCGCTGAACTGGCTTCATTCTCACCCTACGTTCACTATAACGCGGTCTCTTACAGCGTGGCGGAAATGTGGCGACCGTTTATTAATGATGATATCAGCGTCATCCACAACGGTATTGATTTATCTGCATGGTCAACACAAAAACAGCAGGGGAATTACGCGGTAACTTACGGACGAATCGCGCCTTCAAAAGGTATCGATCTGGCTATTCACGCTGCACGCGCCAGCGGTATCGGATTAAAAATAGCCGGGCCCGTTTTTAACCAGGACTATTATAAGCAAAAAGTAGCGCCGTTATTGTCAGAGGACATTGAGTACCTCGGGCATCTGGACCATCCCCAGGTATGCGATCTTTTAGCCGGCGCACGCATGGCGGTATTTGGCACCCGCTGGGACGAGCCGTTTGGCTTGTCGACGGTCGAATCCATGGCAACAGGTACACCGGTAGCTGCATTCAATCGTGGCGCGTTCCCTGAACTGGTCAGCGTTAGCGGTGGCGCGCTGGCAAAAGGCAATAATGTTACCAGTCTGGCAGAGGCAATGAACGCCACTGCACTGGTGCCTCACGAAGACATAATAAAACGTGCCTCGTTATTTCCACTGTCAAAAATGTGCAATGCTTATCTGAACAAACTGGCAGCGATCGCATGA
- a CDS encoding glycosyltransferase family 2 protein — translation MNSNNSPHATPDIGALFVTFEMNQNLLRNVQSFSDTFTGQPALVIDNSSAQYKHTNPLEKSLHSVNSAARYINHTVNSRFAAYNQIRNLAATRYVVFRTDDDTFDERALASMLDQADIKTFAVTPHLFNGEKQWGTGYQHPLEAVIFERRFLLSLLPFSDKEGGDWDLLRRAFEIAEPEMIDIPVLEKVPHGRPGATS, via the coding sequence TTGAACAGCAATAATTCCCCCCACGCGACACCAGATATTGGTGCATTGTTTGTTACGTTCGAGATGAACCAGAATCTGCTTAGAAATGTTCAGTCGTTCAGCGATACATTTACCGGTCAGCCTGCTCTGGTTATTGATAACTCCTCAGCACAATACAAACATACCAATCCGCTTGAAAAAAGTTTGCACAGTGTCAACAGTGCAGCGCGTTACATTAATCATACCGTCAACTCCCGCTTCGCTGCCTATAACCAGATTCGTAATCTGGCAGCTACCCGATATGTGGTCTTCAGAACGGATGATGATACGTTTGACGAACGCGCGCTAGCCAGCATGTTGGACCAGGCCGATATAAAAACATTCGCCGTGACGCCGCATTTATTTAATGGTGAGAAACAGTGGGGAACGGGGTATCAGCACCCCCTTGAAGCCGTCATTTTCGAGCGTCGGTTTTTACTTTCGTTATTGCCATTTTCTGACAAAGAGGGCGGCGACTGGGACTTATTACGAAGAGCCTTCGAAATCGCTGAGCCGGAAATGATCGATATTCCGGTGTTAGAAAAGGTGCCCCATGGCCGACCCGGGGCAACATCATGA
- a CDS encoding FAD/NAD(P)-binding protein, with product MSARHILAIVGAGPTTLMFLNELLQLTTALLRNLDITVFEASDSPGRGFAFGDDAIHPCLLSNNTPDEIPVLTMPFSQWYRQENRKPEKAEDVHSNVVTRAAIGAYFSFSYKVIFQKLIERGLAIRHEKNTVVENLKRCTQGIQLSLNSGNSEYFEKVFINYGKERSDGTLNNTLLPYPVARYANASLKTYNVIGTSLTGIDCVTGIAHTRGAFTYHNNKLVYDSPEKWTVNLFSSHGTFPRIWYSSHYKGFLSRYFTRHANPTYYCFDNAYRHLFLGALQRFAPGVFCQVKTLSFKEALDFMAGDEHGVDPWQKLHIELFSGQLSPYSDYALWPVLLEAFLEAIETIQIVVQDHSPATREVKRLIAFHTAAIPVHSCEKLQALHRAGRLSIRAKKIRSEDIVHDKSPDTVFIDARGNLPPINNCLNTDKIAKALGIASMDKAKLCREQAYEIVANGEASAIHLGSAYLIPDKLNTPGLDTCQDMAKSQFLHIKNWLAKPAVITHINKIPTAT from the coding sequence TTGTCTGCACGGCACATTCTGGCTATCGTAGGTGCAGGCCCTACTACGCTAATGTTTTTAAATGAATTACTACAACTGACTACCGCTTTACTTCGGAACCTGGACATTACCGTTTTTGAAGCGTCTGATTCCCCGGGGCGAGGCTTCGCCTTTGGGGATGACGCGATCCATCCTTGTTTATTGAGTAACAATACACCTGATGAGATCCCGGTACTGACCATGCCTTTTTCACAATGGTACAGACAGGAAAATCGTAAACCTGAAAAGGCTGAAGATGTACACAGTAACGTAGTTACCCGCGCCGCTATTGGTGCGTATTTTTCATTTAGCTATAAGGTTATTTTTCAAAAGCTAATTGAGAGAGGTCTGGCTATTCGTCATGAAAAAAATACCGTGGTGGAAAATCTAAAAAGATGCACTCAAGGCATACAATTGTCATTAAATTCGGGTAACAGTGAATATTTTGAAAAGGTATTTATTAATTACGGCAAGGAACGGTCCGACGGAACACTTAACAATACCTTGCTACCCTACCCCGTAGCCCGATATGCGAACGCCTCATTAAAAACGTATAACGTGATTGGCACATCTCTGACCGGCATTGATTGTGTTACAGGTATTGCTCACACCCGTGGCGCGTTCACTTACCACAACAACAAACTGGTATACGATTCTCCGGAGAAATGGACAGTTAACCTTTTCTCCTCACACGGCACGTTTCCCCGAATATGGTATTCATCTCACTATAAAGGGTTTTTGAGTCGGTATTTCACACGTCACGCTAACCCAACTTACTACTGTTTTGATAACGCGTACCGCCACTTGTTTTTAGGGGCGTTACAGCGTTTTGCGCCTGGTGTGTTTTGCCAGGTAAAAACGCTTTCTTTCAAAGAAGCTTTAGACTTTATGGCGGGTGATGAACACGGTGTCGACCCCTGGCAGAAACTACATATTGAGCTTTTTTCGGGTCAGCTATCTCCTTATTCGGATTATGCACTGTGGCCCGTTTTACTCGAAGCATTCTTAGAAGCGATAGAGACTATTCAAATAGTTGTACAGGACCATAGCCCGGCTACAAGGGAAGTGAAAAGGCTTATTGCCTTTCATACAGCCGCGATTCCCGTACATAGTTGTGAAAAATTGCAGGCTTTGCACCGGGCCGGACGTCTCAGCATCCGGGCTAAGAAAATTCGTTCAGAGGACATTGTGCATGATAAATCACCAGATACTGTGTTCATTGATGCCCGGGGGAATCTTCCGCCTATCAATAACTGCCTGAATACAGACAAAATCGCTAAGGCTCTCGGTATAGCATCTATGGATAAAGCAAAGCTTTGCAGAGAACAGGCCTATGAGATTGTCGCAAACGGAGAAGCCAGCGCCATCCATCTGGGCTCTGCATACCTTATCCCGGACAAGCTCAACACACCCGGGCTTGACACCTGTCAGGATATGGCTAAATCGCAATTTCTTCATATTAAGAACTGGTTAGCTAAACCGGCCGTAATAACGCACATCAATAAAATACCAACGGCTACCTGA
- a CDS encoding NAD-dependent epimerase/dehydratase family protein, with translation MMTDKIVCVAGASGLVGSNIVKQALQKGYRVHGTMRDANDESKTKYLMALPGAAERLTLFSANAEDSKTFDAPLENADAVFIACFPPIYKAKDGTPAKELDRERGYDEIIRPVRDGCLNILDAANRHGVKSAVLCSSTSSTNPPQPVEIKTEQNAVSDAEHQMDQKKYTAAEKIVMEDAAAYFCQKHGIRLCVMLPTMMTGPVIMPQHLEGDSHARFIEMLNGNNTHHERVPAGSMSMSHIEDVAQLFIAAYESDNAQGRYFAVYDSWSWQAIYEEVAKHVPESALPQPLDGQPEQPTRFDFSRRNSLGVSMRDIPTTLEETLNWMKTDPFNAVYQ, from the coding sequence ATGATGACAGATAAAATTGTATGTGTGGCCGGTGCCAGCGGGCTGGTTGGCTCAAATATCGTAAAACAGGCATTGCAAAAAGGGTATCGGGTCCATGGCACCATGCGCGATGCTAATGATGAGTCCAAGACAAAATATCTGATGGCGTTGCCTGGTGCGGCTGAGCGGTTAACCTTGTTTAGCGCTAACGCTGAAGATAGCAAAACGTTTGATGCACCGCTAGAAAACGCTGACGCAGTATTTATCGCCTGCTTTCCGCCTATTTATAAGGCAAAGGATGGCACACCGGCAAAAGAGCTGGACCGCGAGCGTGGGTATGATGAAATAATTCGCCCGGTCAGAGATGGCTGTTTAAATATCCTGGATGCGGCTAATCGACATGGCGTAAAAAGCGCGGTGTTGTGCTCATCGACCTCCAGTACGAATCCGCCACAACCCGTAGAAATTAAAACCGAACAAAATGCAGTGTCAGACGCAGAACATCAGATGGACCAGAAAAAATACACCGCTGCGGAGAAAATTGTCATGGAAGACGCTGCAGCCTATTTTTGTCAGAAACACGGCATACGCTTGTGTGTAATGCTTCCCACGATGATGACCGGACCGGTTATTATGCCTCAGCATCTTGAAGGCGACAGCCACGCTCGCTTTATTGAGATGCTAAATGGTAACAACACCCACCATGAGAGGGTGCCGGCTGGCTCAATGTCAATGTCGCATATTGAAGATGTCGCACAGCTTTTCATTGCTGCTTACGAGTCTGACAATGCACAAGGCCGGTATTTTGCTGTTTACGATAGCTGGAGCTGGCAGGCAATTTACGAAGAGGTTGCGAAACATGTACCGGAAAGTGCACTTCCCCAGCCGCTTGATGGCCAACCAGAACAGCCAACCCGGTTTGATTTTTCCCGGCGCAACAGCCTGGGTGTAAGCATGCGGGACATCCCTACTACGCTGGAAGAAACATTAAACTGGATGAAAACAGACCCCTTTAACGCGGTTTATCAGTAA
- a CDS encoding efflux RND transporter permease subunit produces MDSDNTTQRSRFNPIAWMAGNSIAANLLMLVLLGGGVITAFTIQKEVYPEFELGIVEVVVEYPGASPEEVEKGILQPVEEAVRGVQGIREMTSTAREGSGIVSLELVSGLDRMKAFQDIDQAVNRIRTFPVDAEEPEVTMQVQQRDVMELGLYGDVDIWTLRKLAEQLRDRLVSEPAITQVEIGGVPDYVTHVEIPKQTLRQYGITLSQVADLIEQASQDVPAGEIKTNEGEILVRVKERKQWAQEYGQIPVVTNVSGDIVYLKDIATIYDGFEEAGFHSQFNRQPSVEIEIFRVGQQSPLEIAQTVETIFAELDSTLPEGVNYRIDSNRAEDFNDRLFLLLDNGWMAIVIVLIILSLFLEYRLAFWIMMGMTISFVGGIMFLPMIGVSINMISMFAFLVVLGIVVDDAIVVGENIHEYRQQGMDGLSAAIKGAQDIAAPVTFTILTTIVAFLPVMFMPGTTGLFWWPLPAVVITVLLISLVEALFILPAHLAHSKREKVSEAPSMVARIKASFASGLERFIKNRYKPFLTRCLRHRYLTLLCALCLLAVTGAFATSDHLGVIMMPREAANEIEAGVRLPVGTTDAKAAEVAQNITNATYEMFQRENLFEVAEGIKTNVRGESFIDVEIVLLPPDERDMSAAAVIELWRNEIGDIDGVNQITFETERGPGGWRDDISVDLSHNDLAVLGQASQRFVQLMKAFSQTRDVNDSYRPGKKQLDFTLLPAGEALGLTPDYVGRQIRDAFYGAVALRQLRGTNEVEVRVKLPRAEREQQSTLDNFVLITPTGGEVPLMDVVKLNEAESYSSLDRRDGRRVITVGMDVEPAGAVNQVLDAINQEVLPQLLNEYPGLTWTFRGSQAEMRESTSTLWIGFSMAMFVIYSLLAIAFRSYTQPFIVMLAIPFGAIGAVAGHVLFGYDLSIVSLMGLVALSGVVVNGALIMVDYANRRATEIPVYDAIVEAGVRRFRPIALTTMTTFGGLTPIILEQSRQAYQLIPMAISLGFGIVFATAIMSIIVPCFYLILEDIKSSVSQLAGTDSAKASE; encoded by the coding sequence ATGGATAGCGACAACACTACTCAGCGCAGTCGGTTCAACCCTATCGCCTGGATGGCGGGAAACTCTATTGCGGCCAACCTGCTAATGCTGGTGCTATTGGGCGGCGGTGTCATTACAGCCTTTACCATTCAAAAAGAAGTGTACCCTGAATTTGAGCTGGGTATCGTCGAGGTGGTCGTAGAATACCCGGGGGCGTCACCTGAAGAGGTTGAGAAAGGGATATTGCAACCCGTTGAGGAGGCCGTGAGAGGCGTTCAGGGTATCAGGGAGATGACGTCAACGGCCCGTGAAGGAAGCGGTATAGTATCGCTGGAACTTGTTTCTGGCCTGGATCGCATGAAAGCCTTTCAGGATATTGATCAGGCGGTTAATCGCATCAGAACTTTTCCGGTTGATGCTGAAGAGCCGGAAGTGACAATGCAGGTTCAGCAGCGTGATGTGATGGAGCTCGGACTTTACGGTGATGTGGATATTTGGACGTTGCGTAAACTGGCAGAGCAACTTCGGGATCGGCTGGTCAGTGAGCCTGCTATTACGCAGGTGGAAATTGGCGGTGTACCCGATTACGTTACGCATGTAGAGATACCCAAACAAACCTTAAGACAATATGGCATAACGCTCTCACAGGTGGCTGACCTGATTGAACAGGCCTCGCAGGATGTTCCCGCCGGCGAGATAAAAACCAATGAAGGTGAAATTCTTGTGCGCGTAAAAGAGCGTAAACAGTGGGCACAAGAATACGGCCAGATCCCGGTGGTCACTAATGTCTCCGGTGATATTGTTTACCTTAAGGATATTGCCACCATCTATGATGGCTTCGAGGAAGCCGGCTTTCACTCTCAGTTCAACCGCCAGCCAAGTGTTGAAATAGAAATATTCCGGGTCGGCCAGCAGTCTCCACTTGAGATAGCACAGACCGTGGAGACCATATTCGCTGAGCTGGATAGCACGCTGCCTGAAGGCGTGAATTACCGCATCGACAGCAACCGTGCCGAGGATTTTAACGATCGCCTTTTTTTGCTATTGGATAATGGCTGGATGGCGATTGTAATTGTGCTGATAATTCTGAGTTTGTTTCTGGAGTACCGACTGGCATTCTGGATCATGATGGGCATGACCATCTCTTTTGTGGGTGGCATCATGTTTTTACCCATGATCGGCGTCAGTATAAACATGATTTCAATGTTTGCCTTTCTCGTGGTGCTGGGCATAGTGGTAGACGATGCCATCGTGGTGGGTGAAAACATTCATGAGTACCGGCAGCAGGGCATGGATGGCTTATCAGCCGCGATAAAAGGGGCGCAGGATATTGCCGCGCCGGTTACCTTTACCATTCTGACAACAATAGTCGCCTTTCTGCCTGTCATGTTTATGCCCGGAACCACCGGCTTATTCTGGTGGCCGCTGCCAGCGGTAGTCATTACCGTTTTGCTTATTTCCCTTGTTGAAGCATTATTCATACTGCCCGCGCACCTGGCGCACAGCAAGCGGGAAAAAGTGTCTGAAGCTCCATCAATGGTCGCACGAATAAAAGCTTCATTTGCCAGTGGTCTGGAGCGTTTTATCAAAAACCGCTATAAACCGTTTCTTACCCGCTGCCTGCGACATCGCTATCTGACGCTGCTTTGTGCATTGTGCTTACTGGCAGTGACCGGTGCTTTTGCTACCAGCGATCATCTTGGGGTAATTATGATGCCCAGAGAAGCAGCCAATGAAATTGAAGCCGGTGTTCGTCTGCCTGTAGGAACCACCGATGCCAAAGCGGCAGAGGTTGCGCAAAATATCACTAACGCAACGTATGAAATGTTTCAGCGGGAAAATCTTTTTGAAGTTGCTGAAGGCATAAAGACAAACGTTCGCGGAGAAAGCTTTATTGATGTAGAAATTGTGCTGCTGCCCCCGGATGAGCGGGACATGAGTGCCGCTGCAGTTATCGAATTGTGGCGCAATGAAATTGGTGATATCGACGGAGTTAACCAGATAACCTTTGAAACAGAACGAGGACCGGGCGGCTGGCGTGACGATATTAGTGTCGACTTAAGCCACAACGACCTTGCGGTGTTGGGCCAGGCCAGCCAGCGATTTGTTCAGTTGATGAAAGCATTTTCACAAACACGTGATGTTAATGACAGTTATCGGCCCGGTAAAAAGCAACTGGATTTTACGCTCTTACCGGCGGGTGAAGCGCTGGGGTTAACGCCTGACTATGTAGGGCGGCAGATTCGTGATGCGTTTTATGGCGCGGTTGCGCTTCGCCAGTTGCGGGGGACTAATGAGGTTGAAGTCAGGGTAAAACTGCCGCGAGCAGAGCGTGAACAACAAAGCACCCTTGATAACTTTGTACTGATAACGCCGACGGGCGGAGAAGTCCCGCTCATGGATGTGGTGAAGCTGAACGAAGCAGAGTCTTATAGTTCGTTAGATCGCAGAGACGGTCGCAGGGTTATTACCGTAGGCATGGATGTGGAGCCTGCTGGTGCGGTTAATCAGGTGCTTGATGCAATCAATCAGGAGGTATTGCCACAATTACTTAACGAATACCCCGGGTTGACCTGGACTTTTCGCGGATCACAGGCAGAAATGCGCGAGTCTACTTCCACGTTGTGGATTGGCTTCTCCATGGCGATGTTTGTCATCTATAGCTTGCTGGCTATTGCATTTCGTAGTTATACCCAGCCGTTCATTGTGATGCTGGCTATACCTTTTGGGGCAATCGGAGCCGTGGCGGGCCATGTGCTATTTGGCTATGACCTGTCAATAGTCAGCCTGATGGGCTTAGTGGCGTTGTCCGGTGTTGTGGTTAATGGCGCACTGATTATGGTTGATTATGCGAACCGCAGGGCAACGGAAATTCCGGTATATGATGCGATTGTGGAAGCGGGCGTCAGGCGGTTTCGCCCTATTGCGTTAACCACCATGACAACCTTTGGTGGCTTAACACCTATCATCCTTGAGCAATCGAGACAGGCCTACCAGTTAATTCCTATGGCTATCTCGCTGGGCTTCGGTATTGTGTTTGCTACGGCGATCATGTCCATCATCGTGCCGTGCTTTTATCTGATTCTTGAGGATATAAAATCATCTGTCAGTCAGCTTGCAGGTACGGACTCTGCCAAAGCCTCTGAGTAA
- a CDS encoding efflux RND transporter periplasmic adaptor subunit, whose protein sequence is MFRKSHKISFLIGLVVVAVTAIAVTTVYSTQPVAEKDGATKSSAMPVKVMTATSSQHTPRITAMGEVVPARDVMLRPRVSGEITAISKRFVPGSIVEEGQWLVKLDQKDYQLALERAQADLSRAQALLDIEMGEQEVARNDLATLERDVPQKNRALILREPQLKQVRAEFEQAEVAVREARLALARTVIKMPFTGQVISQDVNLGSQVSPADTIANVVGTKTYWIEAALPSSKLQWLATADSSAAGNQTGADPMARATIANESAWGKDVTRKGRIKEVITTLDEQTRMATVLIEVDDPLLIQRDNNEAGTFAPVIAGSYVRVSLPARTLSNVVRLPISYVRNNNTVWVAQSNSLKIKDVSVAYRDEQYAYINQGIAPGDKVITTNLAVVRDGVPVNVTGEITQQQSDNAQSSAADQVVSHG, encoded by the coding sequence ATGTTCCGAAAATCTCACAAAATATCATTTCTGATTGGGTTGGTTGTTGTAGCTGTCACTGCTATCGCGGTGACTACCGTTTACTCGACCCAGCCAGTTGCAGAGAAGGATGGCGCAACTAAAAGCAGTGCCATGCCTGTCAAAGTCATGACCGCGACGTCCAGTCAGCATACCCCTCGAATTACAGCAATGGGGGAAGTTGTCCCTGCCAGGGACGTTATGCTGCGACCACGCGTATCTGGTGAAATTACCGCCATTTCCAAACGTTTTGTTCCAGGCAGTATCGTCGAGGAAGGTCAGTGGCTGGTAAAGCTTGATCAAAAAGATTATCAGCTTGCCCTTGAACGTGCTCAGGCCGATCTATCACGGGCACAGGCGCTTTTGGATATTGAAATGGGGGAGCAGGAAGTTGCACGCAATGATTTGGCAACACTCGAGCGCGATGTTCCTCAGAAAAATCGCGCATTAATACTTCGGGAGCCGCAATTAAAACAGGTCAGGGCCGAATTTGAGCAGGCTGAAGTCGCAGTGCGCGAAGCCCGGCTCGCCCTGGCGCGTACTGTGATTAAAATGCCGTTTACTGGTCAGGTTATCAGTCAGGACGTGAATCTGGGTTCTCAGGTCAGCCCTGCCGATACTATTGCCAATGTTGTAGGTACCAAAACTTACTGGATTGAAGCGGCCTTGCCCTCCAGTAAGTTACAATGGCTGGCCACGGCAGACAGTAGCGCCGCAGGCAACCAGACTGGTGCAGACCCGATGGCACGCGCGACAATAGCAAACGAGTCGGCCTGGGGAAAAGATGTTACGCGAAAGGGCCGAATCAAAGAAGTCATCACTACGCTTGATGAGCAAACCAGAATGGCAACGGTACTGATTGAAGTCGATGACCCGCTACTCATCCAACGTGACAATAACGAAGCTGGTACTTTTGCGCCTGTCATTGCAGGCAGCTATGTCAGGGTCAGTCTTCCTGCCAGAACACTTTCCAATGTTGTCCGCCTGCCAATCAGTTATGTAAGAAACAACAATACGGTATGGGTGGCACAAAGTAATTCACTTAAAATCAAAGATGTATCTGTTGCTTACCGAGACGAACAATACGCGTACATAAATCAGGGGATAGCGCCGGGGGATAAGGTTATTACCACTAATCTGGCGGTGGTTCGCGATGGCGTTCCGGTTAACGTTACCGGCGAGATAACCCAACAACAGTCAGACAATGCTCAATCTTCAGCGGCAGACCAGGTAGTTTCGCATGGATAG